AGCTTAGAAAGTTTACGAAGATAAGAACAGTATTTCCAAATGATGAAGCACTTAGAAAATCTCTTTACCTAGCTACTGAGAAAGTCATGGAAAAATGGACTTCTCCATCCCAAAATTGGGGAATGACATTGGCACAATTAACTATTGTGTTTAATGATAAACTAGGCGAAGAGATACTCTAAGATTTAGCTAAAATTTTTATATTTTTTCTTATTTTATTGCATAATTAAGTATATTATACAAACAATAAGAATGTAATATTAATCAGTATTAGTATTACTCAAATATAAAAAAATATAACTGAAAATCAAAATTTCCAGTTATATAAAACTAAATCAAATCTATTTTACACAAATCCATCTATATTCTCCTGATTTATATAAATTTAAAGATTTTTTGCGACAGCTAAAAATCATCCTTCACTATTAATTTTTCATTATTAATTCTTAACTTGCGAAGCTTTGCTTCGCAAAGTTCTTAATATACGTCTTTATTCTATTATACAAGTACCGTATCCTTTTCACTATTAACTCTAGTATAAGCTGTCTATAACTCCTCCACCAACAAGGATATCTCCATCATAAAATACTACAGACTGTCCTTTTGTAATAGCTCTTTGATTTTCATCAAACTCAACCTTAACCCTGTCTTCGTCTATAGCACTTATAAGTGCATCAGCAGGCTTAGCTGAATATCTTATCTTTGCCTGTATCCTCATAGGTTTATCCAATTTTTCAAAAGGCATAAAATTTAATCCCTTTGCAATTAATTTGTTTTTAAAAATATCTTTTTCTCCACCAAGAACAACTTCATTTTTTAGTGGATTTATGTCTATGACATACATTGGAATTCCAAATGCTATTCCAAGTCCTTTTCTCTGTCCTATTGTATAGTAAGTAATTCCTCTGTGCTTTCCAAGAACTTTACCATGTTTATCTACAAAATTTCCTTCTTTCACCTTATTGGGAGCAACTCTTTTTATATAAGAACCATGATCATTATCTGGAATAAAACATATTTCCTCACTGTCATTTTTATTGTGAACTGCTAGACCTATCTTCTTTGCTATTTCTCTTATTTGTTCCTTTTTATAAATTCCACAAGGCATTAAAGTATGTTCTAGTTGAAACTGGGTTAAATTATATAATGCATAGGTTTGATCTTTTTTACTATCCTTTGACTTTTTAAGTACATATCTATCATTTACTTTTTCCACTGAAGCATAATGTCCTGTAGCCACATAATCCGCCCCTAAATCCATAGCTCTTTTTAAAAGTTCATCAAATTTTATGTATTTATTACAAGCTACACAAGGATTTGGAGTTCTTCCCTTTGTATATTCATCTATAAAATAATCTATTACACACTTTTTAAACTCATTTCTAAAATTCATGACATAATATGGAATGCCTAGGTTATATGCTACAAGTCTTGCATCATCTACAGCACTTAAAGAACAGCATCCACCTTCCATTCCTTCATAATATTTATCATCCTGCCATACCTGCATTGTGACTCCTATAACTTCATACCCTTGCTCTTTTAAAAGGTATGCTGCAACGGAACTATCAACTCCACCACTCATACCTACTACTACTTTCTTCTTCATTTTATCACCTATTCTAATCAAAGTATTTTTAATCAATCTTTTATTTGCTGCCATTTTTTATTATTTTCTCTTAATTTTAAAACCGTATTACCTATTTCATTTATAACAAAGTCCACTTCATCTTCTGTAGTATTTGCTCCTATAGTAAGCCTCAATGAACCATTTGCCTGATTTCTTGATAACCCTATAGCTGTAAGTACATGAGATGGTTCTATTGCCCCTGCTGAGCAGGCGCTTCCTGTAGACACACATATTCCGGTTCCATCTAAAGCCATAACCAAAATTTCACCCTCTATAGAATCAAAAGTTACATTTACATTACCTGGCAGTCTATTACTTTTATCACCATTTAGTTTAGTGCCAGGTATTTTTAAAAGTCCTTCAATTAATTTATTTCTTAAATAAGTCAACCTATTACTTTCACTATCCATATTTTTTACAGCAATTTCAATAGCTTTTCCCATTCCAACTATTCCTGCAATATTTTCCGTTCCTGCTCTTCTTCCCCTTTCCTGTGCTCCACCGTGGATTAAACTATCTATCTTAACTCCCTTTTTTATATAAAGAGCTCCCATACCTTTAGGGCCATAAAATTTATGGGACGCCATAGACAATAAATCTATATTCATAGCTTTAACATCAATTTCTACATTTCCCACTGCTTGAACTGCATCCGTGTGAAACAATATTTCTTTTTTTCTACAAAGACTTCCTATTTCTTTTATAGGTTCTATTGTACCTATTTCATTATTTGCAAACATAACAGATATAAG
The genomic region above belongs to Clostridium sp. AWRP and contains:
- the mnmA gene encoding tRNA 2-thiouridine(34) synthase MnmA; this encodes MKKKVVVGMSGGVDSSVAAYLLKEQGYEVIGVTMQVWQDDKYYEGMEGGCCSLSAVDDARLVAYNLGIPYYVMNFRNEFKKCVIDYFIDEYTKGRTPNPCVACNKYIKFDELLKRAMDLGADYVATGHYASVEKVNDRYVLKKSKDSKKDQTYALYNLTQFQLEHTLMPCGIYKKEQIREIAKKIGLAVHNKNDSEEICFIPDNDHGSYIKRVAPNKVKEGNFVDKHGKVLGKHRGITYYTIGQRKGLGIAFGIPMYVIDINPLKNEVVLGGEKDIFKNKLIAKGLNFMPFEKLDKPMRIQAKIRYSAKPADALISAIDEDRVKVEFDENQRAITKGQSVVFYDGDILVGGGVIDSLY
- the nifS gene encoding cysteine desulfurase NifS — protein: MKREIYMDYAATTFVKPEVAAEMSPYFTEYFGNPSSIYHISRKSKMAITEARGKIADAINANRDEIFFTNGGSESDNWAIKGIASANAGKGNHIITTGIEHHAVINTCKYLEKHGFKVTFLPVNEYGIVNLDEIEKSITDNTILISVMFANNEIGTIEPIKEIGSLCRKKEILFHTDAVQAVGNVEIDVKAMNIDLLSMASHKFYGPKGMGALYIKKGVKIDSLIHGGAQERGRRAGTENIAGIVGMGKAIEIAVKNMDSESNRLTYLRNKLIEGLLKIPGTKLNGDKSNRLPGNVNVTFDSIEGEILVMALDGTGICVSTGSACSAGAIEPSHVLTAIGLSRNQANGSLRLTIGANTTEDEVDFVINEIGNTVLKLRENNKKWQQIKD